The Phycisphaeraceae bacterium genome has a window encoding:
- a CDS encoding YqaE/Pmp3 family membrane protein — MIIIKIIFAIILPPVAAALQVGISTHFWINLALTLLGGIPGVIHALWLIVTDKRA, encoded by the coding sequence ATGATCATCATCAAGATTATCTTTGCCATCATTCTGCCGCCCGTCGCCGCCGCGCTGCAGGTGGGCATCTCCACCCACTTCTGGATCAACCTGGCCCTCACCCTGCTGGGCGGCATCCCCGGCGTGATCCACGCCCTGTGGCTGATTGTGACTGACAAGCGCGCCTAA
- a CDS encoding type II secretion system protein — protein MNVRMGPKAGQSGAVQAGRFRRRHPRSRHAGAGFTLVELLVVMGILALLVGILLPVMDTVRDKSHEAGCLANLRQIGVAIEGYRQNHNRLLPRVAPLPSGDPFSEPDGLCGALKHFIDPTSDTWVCPADHRHVRGRVSASYFYVAGAFMLFLPPDPFPAARQVTEYFEKQAANSIPIVWDSEDRHPIGTALPRNGLYIDGRTERVGEPFTIPEG, from the coding sequence GTGAACGTGCGAATGGGACCGAAGGCGGGACAATCCGGGGCGGTGCAAGCCGGGCGGTTTCGCCGTCGCCACCCGCGGTCGCGCCATGCGGGCGCGGGCTTCACGCTGGTGGAGTTGCTGGTGGTCATGGGCATCCTGGCCCTGCTGGTGGGGATTCTGCTGCCCGTCATGGACACGGTGCGCGACAAGAGCCACGAGGCGGGGTGCCTGGCCAACCTGCGCCAGATCGGCGTGGCCATCGAGGGGTACCGGCAGAATCACAACCGGCTCCTGCCGCGCGTCGCCCCTCTGCCCAGCGGCGACCCCTTCAGCGAGCCCGACGGGCTGTGCGGGGCCTTGAAGCACTTCATCGACCCCACCAGCGACACCTGGGTCTGTCCCGCCGACCACCGGCACGTGCGCGGGCGGGTCAGCGCCAGCTACTTCTACGTGGCGGGGGCGTTTATGCTCTTCCTGCCGCCCGATCCCTTCCCGGCGGCGCGGCAGGTGACGGAGTACTTCGAAAAGCAGGCCGCCAACTCGATTCCCATCGTGTGGGACAGCGAGGATCGTCACCCCATCGGCACCGCACTGCCGCGCAACGGCCTGTACATTGACGGGCGCACCGAGCGCGTGGGCGAGCCGTTCACGATTCCGGAGGGGTGA
- the rnhA gene encoding ribonuclease HI — MTRVELFTDGACSGNPGPGGWAYILRHPESGKEVERAGGEVRTTNNRMELTAVIEGLSALKRPTIVDLYSDSQYVVNGLNEWMDGWKNKGWKRGKHPVVNLDLWRRLDDLRQVHTIRSHWVRGHNDHPENERCDRLAVEQVERHRPS; from the coding sequence ATGACCCGCGTGGAGCTGTTCACCGACGGGGCCTGCTCGGGCAACCCCGGGCCGGGCGGGTGGGCGTACATCCTGCGACACCCCGAGTCGGGCAAGGAAGTCGAGCGCGCGGGCGGCGAGGTCCGCACCACCAACAATCGCATGGAGCTGACCGCGGTCATCGAGGGGCTTTCGGCGCTCAAACGCCCCACAATCGTTGACCTGTACTCGGACAGTCAGTACGTCGTCAACGGGCTCAACGAATGGATGGACGGGTGGAAGAACAAGGGCTGGAAACGCGGCAAGCACCCGGTGGTGAATCTCGATCTGTGGCGGCGGCTCGACGACCTGCGTCAGGTTCACACCATCCGCAGTCACTGGGTGCGCGGGCACAACGACCATCCCGAAAACGAGCGATGCGACCGGCTGGCGGTGGAGCAGGTGGAGCGGCACCGCCCCAGCTGA